From Piliocolobus tephrosceles isolate RC106 chromosome 16, ASM277652v3, whole genome shotgun sequence, the proteins below share one genomic window:
- the LOC111521239 gene encoding olfactory receptor 1E3: MYLFLSNLSFSDLCFSSVTMPRLLQNMQNHDPFIPYVGCLAQMYFHLFFGVLESFLLVVMAYHRYVAIWFPLHDITDVSSKCCLALLALSWLLTTAHATHCTLLMTRLSFCADNVIPHFFCDTSPLLKLVCSNMQVNGLVIFFRGGLILVIPFLLLIMSCARIVSTILRAPSAGGIQKALSTCGSLLSVVSLFYGTMTGLYLCPSTNHSAVKGAVTAVMFTVVTPCGTPSSAA, encoded by the coding sequence ATGTATTTGTTTCTCAGCAACTTGTCCTTCTCTGACCTCTGCTTTTCCTCGGTCACAATGCCCAGATTGCTGCAGAACATGCAGAACCACGACCCATTCATCCCCTATGTGGGCTGCCTGGCCCAGATGTACTTTCATCTGTTTTTTGGAGTTCTGGAGAGCTTCCTCCTTGTGGTCATGGCTTATCACCGCTATGTGGCTATTTGGTTTCCTCTGCATGACATCACTGACGTGAGCTCCAAGTGTTGCCTTGCTCTGCTGGCACTCTCCTGGCTGCTGACCACTGCCCATGCCACCCATTGCACCTTGCTCATGACCAGGCTGTCCTTCTGTGCTGACAACGTGATTCCTCACTTTTTCTGTGATACATCTCCCTTGTTGAAGCTGGTTTGCTCCAACATGCAAGTCAATGGATTGGTGATATTTTTCAGGGGAGGCCTCATCCTTGTCATCCCATTCCTACTCCTCATCATGTCCTGTGCAAGAATCGTCTCCACCATCCTCAGGGCCCCTTCTGCTGGGGGCATCCAGAAGGCTCTCTCCACCTGTGGCTCCCTCCTTTCTGTGGTGTCTCTCTTCTATGGGACAATGACTGGTCTCTACTTGTGCCCATCAACGAATCATAGCGCTGTGAAGGGCGCTGTCACGGCTGTGATGTTTACTGTGGTGACCCCATGCGGAACCCCTTCATCTGCAGCCTGA
- the LOC111521376 gene encoding olfactory receptor 1D2, with product MDGGNQSKSSEFLLLGMSESPEQQRILFWMFLSMYLVTVVGNALIILAISSDSRLHTPMYFFLANLSFTDLFFVTNTIPKILVNLQSQNKAIAYAGCLTQLYFLVSLVALDNLILAVMAYDRYVAICCPLHYTTAMSPKLCILLLSLCWVLSVLYGLIHTFLMTTVTFCGSRKIHYIFCEMYVLLRLACSNTQINHTVLIATGCFIFLIPFGFMIISYVLIVRAILRIPSVSKKYKAFSTCASHLGVVCLFYGTLCMVYLKPLHTYSVKDSVATVMYAVVTPMMNPFIYSLRNKDMHGALGRLLDKHFQRLT from the coding sequence ATGGATGGAGGCAACCAGAGTAAAAGTTCAGAGTTCCTTCTCCTGGGAATGTCAGAGAGTCCTGAGCAGCAGCGGATCCTGTTTTGGATGTTCCTGTCCATGTACCTGGTCACGGTGGTGGGAAATGCGCTCATCATCCTGGCCATCAGCTCTGATTCCCGCCTGCACACCCCCATGTACTTCTTCCTGGCCAACCTCTCCTTCACTGACCTCTTCTTTGTCACCAACACAATCCCCAAGATACTGGTGAACCTCCAGTCCCAGAACAAAGCCATCGCCTATGCAGGGTGTCTGACGCAGCTCTACTTCCTGGTCTCCTTGGTGGCCCTGGACAACCTCATCCTGGCTGTGATGGCGTATGACCGCTATGTGGCCATCTGCTGCCCTCTCCACTACACCACAGCCATGAGCCCTAAGCTCTGTATCTTACTCCTTTCCTTGTGTTGGGTCTTATCTGTGCTCTATGGCCTCATACACACCTTCCTCATGACCACGGTGACCTTCTGTGGGTCACGAAAAATCCACTACATCTTCTGTGAGATGTATGTATTGCTGAGGCTGGCATGTTCCAACACTCAGATTAATCACACAGTGCTGATTGCCACAGGCTGTTTTATCTTCCTCATTCCCTTTGGATTCATGATCATTTCCTATGTGTTGATTGTCAGAGCCATCCTCAGAATACCCTCAGTCTCTAAGAAATACAAAGCCTTCTCCACTTGTGCCTCCCATTTGGGTGTAGTCTGCCTCTTCTATGGGACACTGTGTATGGTGTACCTGAAGCCCCTCCATACCTACTCCGTGAAGGACTCAGTAGCCACAGTGATGTATGCTGTGGTGACACCCATGATGAACCCCTTCATCTACAGCCTGAGGAACAAGGACATGCATGGGGCTCTGGGAAGACTCCTAGATAAACATTTTCAGAGGCTGACATGA